One genomic segment of Thunnus albacares chromosome 18, fThuAlb1.1, whole genome shotgun sequence includes these proteins:
- the LOC122968641 gene encoding sphingosine 1-phosphate receptor 3: MINSQIRLHYNYTGKLDHRPSTDTSAGTVDTKTIVFLIICSFIVLENLTVLVAIWRNHRFHNRMYFFIANLALCDLLAGVAYLVNLLLSGEKTLQLSPPLWFVREGSMFVALGASIFSLLAIAIERHLTMIKMRPYDANKNYRVFLLIGTCWLIAISLGALPILGWNCLDNLPDCSTVLPLYTKKYVAFCIIVFIILLSAVSILYARIYILVKSSSQKVSKHSNSEHAMSLLRTVIIVVGVFIACWTPIFILLLVDVACEHGERCPILYQADWFIAVAVLNSAMNPVIYTLASREMRRAFLGLVCGICFRGKASVNGSGNKQSLEPSRSRSKSWSSQNNPNQNQQSSRQVEMEKGQETDTNHGEVSVVAGTSRGAAEIVQDSERKD; the protein is encoded by the coding sequence ATGATCAACTCTCAGATACGCCTCCACTACAACTACACAGGTAAGCTGGACCACCGGCCCAGCACGGACACAAGCGCTGGCACTGTGGACACCAAAACCATTGTGTTCCTCATCATATGTAGCTTCATCGTTTTGGAGAACCTCACCGTGCTGGTAGCCATATGGAGAAACCACAGGTTCCACAACCGCATGTACTTCTTCATCGCTAATCTGGCGCTGTGCGACCTGCTCGCTGGAGTAGCTTACCTGGtcaacctgctgctgtcaggagaGAAGACCCTGCAGCTGTCACCTCCTCTCTGGTTTGTCAGAGAGGGCAGCATGTTTGTAGCACTCGGTGCCTCCATTTTCAGTCTCCTGGCCATTGCAATAGAACGACACCTGACTATGATCAAAATGAGGCCTTATGATGCCAACAAGAATTACAGAGTGTTTCTGCTCATAGGGACCTGCTGGCTGATAGCTATATCTCTTGGAGCTTTGCCTATTCTTGGCTGGAACTGCCTGGACAACCTCCCTGATTGCTCCACCGTCCTCCCCCTCTATACCAAGAAATATGTAGCTTTCTGTatcattgttttcataattttgcTCTCAGCCGTGTCAATCCTTTACGCCCGCATCTACATCCTGGTGAAGTCCAGCAGCCAAAAGGTCAGCAAGCACAGCAACTCAGAGCATGCAATGTCCCTGCTGCGCACTGTCATCATTGTAGTTGGGGTTTTTATTGCCTGCTGGACGCCCATCTTTATCCTGCTCCTGGTAGATGTGGCATGTGAGCACGGCGAGCGCTGCCCTATCCTCTACCAGGCTGACTGGTTCATTGCAGTGGCTGTGCTCAACTCGGCCATGAATCCGGTCATTTACACTCTGGCCAGCCGTGAGATGAGACGGGCCTTCCTGGGTCTGGTGTGTGGTATTTGCTTCAGAGGGAAGGCTTCTGTCAATGGCAGCGGGAACAAGCAGTCTCTGGAGCCCAGCCGCAGCAGGAGCAAGTCGTGGAGCAGCCAGAACAATCCCAACCAGAACCAACAAAGCTCCAGGCAGGTGGAGATGGAGAAGGGGCAGGAAACGGACACGAATCATGGAGAGGTCTCAGTGGTGGCAGGAACCAGCAGAGGTGCTGCTGAGATCGTCCAGGACAGtgagagaaaagactga